cagtaaatatttaaaaatttgataaaatgttAAGTATTAtaccattttcaaaattaataaataatatttttgatgatGGTTTGAAGTAAAATGATATaagatttaaattaaaaaaacttctTAGGGAAATAACTAAATGTATGaacttataaatttttttttttttttgaacatttgaACTTATAATTTTGTGGTGTCACTTTCGGCTTCTCTGGTTATTTCCATTACGGACGAAACTTTATCATTTTAATAGATGTGGGCATTGAAAACGCACCATTCTGGAATCTGctacaaataattaaattatgaaTCGTGTTCGGCTGAAAGATTCAAATCGACGTGCCATATATAAATCGAGACGTTTCATGTATACGCGACCCGTAACATTACCGAATTTTGTATTTTAGGCATCATTAGGGTGGTTACTAGTACTATACCGACACATACCAAACGAAGCAATCGTTTTCGTTACTAATTTGGggaatcccttatatattaaaagaggacCATTGGAGTTAATGCTTTCACACCAAGTTGGACACGTGTCTATTGGAGAGACACTCTCACAAATAAGTTTCCTTATTTGCTTCCTCTATAAGCGAATTCTTAAAGAGTTTCCttattctacaaaaaaaagtaaccAAGTAATGTTTTAGACTTCTAACGGGAATCGCAAAGCGGGGAGTTTTATCTTCTTCATTCTTAAGCACCTATTACTTCAAACGTAAGGTTTTCAAAGAAACCTTCGAAGTTCTACGTGGAGACCGACTTAGGAAACGACGACCAAGTGACCCCGAAGCTCGGAACGTTTAGACACGCCGGGGTTGAAGACGAGCCGCTCTCTCATCTTCAGACGAGACATGACCATTCATCTGAAAGAAGAACACATCAGGAACACTTTGAAGACGAGAAAAATCTGTATCATGTTCCAACGACACACGACATCATGAACTCCATTCTGTCCTCTTGAGTAACACTTTGAAGACCATCGTCGGTCGTGGCGCGTCCGTGCACATCGATGGGGTTTAGGTGGATAACTTCTCCAACGTCTGATTTGAGACGTTCTGCGAAATCGCTGGACGGTTACAGTGTGTCGTTCTTCGGAGGGCTGCGCAAAGACATGAAGCACCATGATATAATGTGTTTGACGGCTCCCCACTGCATAATACATTGAAGCTCCCCACTGCATGACACATTGCGAAGCTCCCCACTGCATAACACATTGAAGACATGATGCATCATGATATCCGCGGGGTTATTGATGCTATAATGTGCTCGACGGCGATTACTCTGTCTACCAATTACATGACGCATCATGATATAAGGTCATAAACCTTGGCCATAGTGATACTTACACTCGTGAGAAGAATGCACATACTATGAGATTAAATGAACTATAAAGAGTATCATCACTCTCTCTAATATTGTTCTTCAACGTgacttcttcttctcacatAACTTTGTTCTTCAATGTGTCAATCTATGTGCATGCTTGCGATATAAAGACTATAGAGGAGTATGGAGAATCCCAATAGGAGTGATCGAAAGATAAGATGACGACGTCCCAAGAAGAGAAATCCATTTATCTGTTACTCAAGAGGACATAACGGAGAAGATGATGAcgtcttttccttttctcttataAGGGATTTGTTGTACTATATTCAACGTCCCATTAGTTTGTTACGTGAGAACTCTGTATAAGAAAGAGTTTAACATAACGTAGATATTGTAGCTATAGCGATTTTAATTGAATTAATGAACCGAACTGGTTGGTTCCGAGTTGGAAAATCAATTGAAATCTGCGAATATAACCAATTCGTTGGTTGCTGGCCAAGgcaaaaaatatatgataatcaACTAATATAATCTGTTTATGGCAATATACGTATATCGTAGTGTGATGGCCGAAATGTAACTTTCTGTTATCGTAGTGTGCTGCCCGAAATATATTCTAAGTTTCAAATTAAGAAGTTaggtgctgacaaaaaaaaagtaaggttttcccttttcagttttatatttgtgatttttaaattttgatgaagatttcatTATGTCacctgaagaaaatgaagtgaacgatggtaaagaaaaccaaaattagttgatgtgatttggtgttagtttatttccgttattgacaatttattacaatgatctttcactttgagtttattttaaatttgaagtttaatttattattcaaattagaaatataaatatttatgatttttatatcttaaatttttttagatgtcataacttttactttgttacagaaaattttaagtagtctaaactattttttgatattttgtaggtaaaatgaaaataaaaatatcaaaactaaagttaagtattttctaaataccttttaaacataaaatatatacatatccaaactattattttatgttttaaatacatttagaaaatatcaaactatagtttttatatttttattttcatagctaatataatattatataataaaattaattcatttattaaccCAAGATTCACCCGCGGTCGATCCACTGACCCATCGATCCGGTAAGTCCTTTTAACATAATGAGAAAGAAGGTTTTTGGATAAGCTTTAAGAAGTAAGAACATGCTAACGTTTATAATGGTTGTTAATGTCAACATTGTCACATTAAAAGATACAAAAGCCGGCAATACCACTCTGAGGTTGActtaaataataatcaaaattattttaaaattttgacaatattTACGATGATGCTGGTGAATTTTTCTGATCACTTAATAAAAACtttgaattttctattttttataacttaTAGTATGTGGTCCTTATTTATTAGCTATTGATAATATAATAAGTTTGAAACACtcatatactgaagcctatgaatTTTCGATGGAGGATTTTCTACACCGAATTCTATAGAAGAATAATGTATCTTTCAATTAATGATTGCTtaagatatttattatatatttatttaaaaaatgaagatgGTCGCATTAAATCTAACTGATTGTATCAGGTAAGATATCAAGTTTTTTACATAAAGTTTGCAATAATCGATATATATTCCAACTACATATCTATcactgaaagaaagaaaaacgaaaaaatcagtttaattgaacaaaccaaaataaatacagCTTCCGAAtggttgttatattttaaaagagttaaatctaaaaaaatccaacctaaaaccaaatcgATGTCCACACTAAACAGATCTAATATCTTCttatcttataaatattaaaattaataattttactccgcgcaaggcgcgggttatcacctagttattatttaattagttaagTTGATCGCAACACAAATAATTCAGTGCACCAAGTCAAAATGTTTTAAGAATAAATTAAGAATAATCAAACTAGAAGAAGGATCAGAGATATATTtggtttgaataaaaaaaaccaaaaccacaGCTACTCATGAAACTCTTGAATGAGTAGATAATAaggaaaattacatgtttaccactttcatggtaccacttttcatttttaccaccactaaggagacattttcaaaaatgcaTTCTTCATTAAGTTTAAAAGACTATTATGCccttgtcatatatatataataaatcattatttaaataaaaaataaataaataaaaaataaaaatataaaaaatataaaaaaaaagtaaaatctttttttatgttttcgaattatactttttcaaatttgaacttttttattattttttttataaattttttttttcgaatttttttccgaacttttttcaaatttttttttgaaaaacgaaaattatgtttgaaactattttttaaaaaaatttatgtatttttaagtatttatttatatatttattagaatcctaaatttcacattcaaaAATCCCTACCccactccttaactctaaaccctaagtctagattagttaactctaaggatataattgtcttttatccttcattaaaagtgagtgtaaaagtgattagtgtaaacatgaaaagtggtactatgaatgtgctatttgtggcaatttccctagATAATTTTATGACTGTATGTTTAAAGATTAACTAgagttgattttgatttttgggCGCAAGGGTTTAGTTTTATTTCTATAAATGGGGTAGTAACATTTTCAAACACATAGATTATTTGTCTAGTTCTAGGTTTTTAGGAACCTACCTGAACATAGAAGAATCAAATGAACCTCATCTagaaatttattatattcaaacatagtttaattttaaaattcaaaaaaattaatacccgAAAAACCGACATTTACTCAAATGTGTAACTGAATGCCCATATCTAActaattttataaagaaatattttttttttgttaaccgaTTTGAATTCTCGTCACGAATAGAACAATTTCATTTAAACTTGCGAAATTATTAAGGTTAACAAGTAAAAAATGGtgaaaaaatgaaatacaattaatgaaatagtgtgaaaaatgtaaaaagaaatgtaaaatataataaaacaattaaaataggCAAGTTTTATTTTGTACTTCTGTAATAAAAgttgaattaattaaaaatatattaaaagaagtgcttagtattaattaaaaaattgaaaatgtgTAAGAGTCAACTTAAAAATcaacaaatattattttgtacttgagtttgaATAGAATTAGATGCATCACAACTATctactataaaattatacaaCATCAAACACACACAATTATCCTTTGGAATTCATATTATTGAGTATAAAGAGAGAAATGTACCCTAGAGACAAAACAATTTTATTGAGTAAAACACAAATGATCAAACTCTATACACTTGCGTACACGGCAATGTTTCcatcaacaaacaaaaaaactcaagTTTCTATATTTTGTTTCTGTTAGTTTCGTGAGATCTCGAAAGGCCCAATGCATTGTTTGGCGTAACACATCATGTACTCATTACGCTAACATGGGCTTTCTCCACTCGGGTCGGGTCAAATCCTGCACCGGGAAGTTATAACCCGACCCGCGATATTTGACAGCGAGATCGAGGAGGggaaaaggaagaagaggagagagacgcTAACGAACAAACAACCTTGAAATTTCATCTCCGAAGATTTTTGAATCCACAAGAGTTGTTGGATTCATCAATTTTCGAATCGATCTTCAATCGAGTGAGAAGAGGAGGATCTTTGGGTGGAGCGAAGCGATGATAACAAGATCGAATCTAGCGGAGCAGCTGAGGGAATACCAGATTCGATCGAAGCACGATTGGGCGTCGGTCTCCTTCTTCTCCTCAACCTCGAGCTTTTCTTCGTCTAGGTGAGAGATGTTTATTCCGTTTCGTAAGATCCGAGATCTCTGCATTTGTTTTTGGTTCTTCGTTTGATATTAGCTCTAGTACCTGCCTAAGTTCTCGAGAATTTCGATTCGGTTTCCGGGAATATAAACGAAACTCGTCAAAATTATGCTCAGATGATCGTATAATACAGTGTTAGTTATATTCAATTCAACATCATCCCCTATGTTACGCTATATTCACAGCATGGATCCAAGACGATTGTGGCTCCAGCAGTTGTTTTTTATTAGTATGTGCTATACGTCAAGGACACCTGCACTATGACCTTAATGATATTGTCGTTTCAGCAAAGATTAAGCTAGTTTTGCAATAGGTCTTCGTGTTTTAGGGTGTTTATAAGAGTATTCAGTTTCAATTCGATATTATTATCGCTACCACTCTTGGTATGATTGTGTTTGATAGTAACCAATGTAGAATTCATATACAGAGTAATGCATCTATGTGTTTATTGATTCCTCTAACCAGTACGTGCCATGTTCTTGGCTATCAAATAACAGAAGTGACATGGTTCTCTATCGAGATTCAGTCTCATTTTTATATGATGTTAAGCTGGTCGAAATTTCCTTCCTTATCTCTTACAATCATGATTGAGTCATAAGctgtttgagttttttttttttttttaacttacgAATGCGTACATCTTCATGAGTTACACGTTATTAATAAGCTGCTATTTGGTTTGAGGCAGGGTGGATGTTGTAGTCTTTGTCATCTGGGAGCTAGTCATCTTAGCCTTCTTAGTGTTCTCAGCCGTTTCCTTGTACTTCAAACGATTGCAACTCGCCTTCATCTTGGTATGTGTCACTTTGCTACTACTTGTTTGCATGAAGGTCACCAAGCAGGTGAGATCGGCCAGGAAGAAGAAGCGAAGGATGCTTCTTCCACTTTCTATGTAAAGAAACACCAAACCATATGAGAAGTtgctactcttttttttttcttcacaaaacTCACCTCCTGGTTCACCCTGCTGATCATCCAATTGCGCGTTTAGTTTAACGGATGATGAAGACGACAGTTAGACTTACGGCATGGAGATTTAGAGCTTTGAGTCATGTCAGGGTGACTGAGCCCGGCAATCTTAGGCTTTAGGGTTGTTAGTGTCTGACAATCATTTTTCTTCTGATTAGCATTTTGGCTTTTGTTCAGGGAAAATAATGTGTTGAAAATTAAAGAGTTATGTTTCATGTGTAATTGTGGTTGTGAAATTCAGACATGAGAATCATAATATCAAGCTTGCATTATTTGATTTCCAGTGGACCACGGAGATTagttttgttcttgtttttttgttttgtttggtttcgGGTAGGTCTGGGCGTTTTTAACTCAACCTGAAGTATCGACCTTAACCCGAACCGGAAACACCGAAACTGAATCTGAACTGTTTTAcagaaatatccgaatgggacTTATAAGCTTACTACTTTGGACTTTGGTtataacccgaaccgaaccgaaattcgAATTAGGATCCGAAGATAtccgaaattagttaaatatgttaatgtttttatatatatttaggtgatttagatattttagagtattcaaaatatttttgtagtttgttttatttgaatattttttagttaacttagatagtttaactattttttaattagatttgtaaataatttatatattttaaaaaaatttaatcaattttcgaagttttttaaaatatatttctgtACGATTTTAAATATTGGTTAAATTCAATCCGAACCTAAccgaaccgaatctgatccgataATTAGTAAAAACCGAATGGTATTTATGAGCATAACACCGAAAGTCCGAAAATCTGACATTCGGACTGAAACCGAACGGACCACCGAACACCCATACCTAATTTCGGGTTTTGACTCGGTTTAGTGATTGTGAAACAATACAATAAGTTGTTGGAGACACGTCTCGAGAGGGCTCCTCTCATCCTCCGAGTTCTCTTCAAACATTAGGCGTATGGATGGAGTGTGGTGTAAATAACTGAGCCAAGCGCCATATGGATTCATAATAATGGGCCAATCCCATATGATTTTCCTAATAATGGGCCAAGCGTCATATGATTCTCTCGTCATGTCCATTTACCCGTCATGAAATTTGAGGTTCAAGCTTCATCAATAAGGACCACAAAAGATTAAGATGCACCAAATAGAAGTTATAACGGTGTAACTTCATAGTTGAAAAGTGAAGGCTTGTAGGATTTCATGTGACTTGGGGGAAAAAGAcaagaagaaattaaaacaaggGAGATAGATacacaagaaagtgaaaaatagtGAAGTTGAGGACGTGAATATGTGGAAAAAGCAGCAGCAATTTGCTCTAACCGGTCACATCTCACATGCTCTGTTTTCGCCACCACATCTCCTTTTACCTTCTCACAAACTAATACTTTGTGGTCTCAAAATTATGTAAATGTGGTTTTGCCACTcgtaattaaaattattaatacagTGTCCAACTTTTTCTTCTCACCAAGTtctaaaatgaaaacaaaattctcAACACACAAATggttatagtattatttttgcGAGTAATAATAATCAGTTGATAAAATAGCTTATCAAAAGGCACTctccatatatttttattagttttataggacgatcttttgtttaatttgttataacttatatatattatttaactatatattGTTTTTCCATATTTTAAGATTTGTCTCTCATTTCTTCCAAGAAAGTTATTGTTTATGCTTAAAGATGCAAGACcataaaatacatgaaaaaaaaaaaattgggcacaagatatatttttaatctttttaacccgaacaaaatatttttaacctaAATAATGACGGAATCACACGGCTACCTTACACCTTCCACACATTCTTAATCCTTCTTTGTGGCCACATCACAAGCTACCACAAACACTAATCACGTTTTGTAGTATATATACATGGAGAGAGAGGAAGGTATAGTTTCAGACAGTAACAGACTAACAAACAGTACACAACGGTATTATGTTGGTAACAGATCAAAGAGCAGAGAGATCAGAGTCGAAACATATGAAGAAAGGATCTTGCAAGAGTCATAGATTCACCAATATGATGGAGAAGTGGAGGAAGTGTAAGAAAGGACACTTCTCTGTGTACACCAGAGAAGGCAAAAGGTTTGTTTTGCCGTTGGATTATCTGAAACATCCAATCTTTCAGGTCTTACTGGAGATGGCGGAGGAAGAGTTCGGTTCCACAATTTGTGGCCCTTTAAAGGTTCCTTGCGATGGAGGTTTGATGGATCACATCCTCATGTTGCTCAGAATGAAGAGTTTGTCTAGCCatggtggtgatgatgatgatgtgaagaagaagaaccatgATGTGTCATGCAAAGAAGCTTCATCGGTTTCATATTTCTTCCCTCTCTTTCGCTGCAACGCAGCCCATGATCAGACCAAGCTTCAGTCTCTAGTTTTTTAACACTTTTATGCGTTGTGGAGAACGCTTTTACAAAGAAAGTTTATTTCtgtttgtacatatatatatatagagaaacagAGATTCTGTATAAGCCTTGCAGTTTGCTAAATCAATATTCAGTTTTGACAGAGATTTCTGTAAGAGAAGTCAATTAATCGGTTAACCAAATAAATGAGTTAACTAACGGTGAAGTGTAAGATAAGGGTGGTTGCTAGAGCTTCGAGGTTGTGAGCTTTATAAGTTCTCTTCTTAAAATTTTGCCAGAAGGATTCTTAGGGATTGAAGCCAAAAACGTGACCTTACGTATCCTCTTATATGGAGATACCTAAGCAATCAAAACAAAACTCAGAATAAATATAAGGAACCACAGTTGAATTAGTAACTAAAACATGATCTGCATTGGTTGGAAAAAAACCTGTTTTGCTACGAAACTCATGATTTCACTTTCGGATAAGTTACTTCCAGCTGTTCTTACGATATATGCCATTGGATATTGCCCAGCTTTCATTTCAGGGATGCTTCAAAAAatacaagaaagaaaaagtaaagAGCTACAGCAAAAAAGGATTCATTAAAAAGAGAAGAATTTAGTGATGCGTCATGTTAAAAAAGCAAGTCCTCACGGTATTACTGCTGCATCAGCAATCTCTGGATGAGCAAGCAACAATGCTTCAAGTTCAGCTGGAGCAACCTAACAAACATTACCAAACCCACCAACTTTACAAAAGATGATCCACACATTAAGaaagatttttgtttgttaccTGATAACCATTGCATTTGATAAGCTCCTTTAATCTATCAACAACAAACACAAAACCTTCACTGTCAATGTAACACAAATCTCCAGTCTTCAACCATCCTTCTGAATCAATAGTAGAAGCAGTAGCTTCTTCGTTCTTGAAataaccttttaaaaaaaaaacaactcaaaacagtttcataccaaaaccaaaaaaccaaaaaaaaaacacctttcATAACGGTAGGACTCCGAAGCCAGAGCTCCCCGGTTCGATCTACCCCCAAGACCCGACCCGTATCCGGATCCACAATCTTACCCTCCACATTCGGAGCAAGCAGACCAGAGGAACCGTACCTCTCCGTCTCCTCTTTAGTAAACATAGAAGCAACTATAGCCGCCGTCTCGGTCAAGCCATAGCCTTGCAGAACCCTAACGTTACTGTATCTCTCAACGAACTTCTCCGTCACCTCTCTGCTCAGAGGAGCTCCTCCGACCACGACGGTCTGCAACGAGCTCAAGTCGTACTTCGAATTAATCTCCTCTGCTCCGTTAACCATGGCTACCAAAATCGGCGGGACGAGAGAGAGATGCGAAGGACGGTGAATCTCCACGGCGGAGAGAAGCTGATCCATCTCGAACTTGGGAAGAACCACGATCGTCCACCCTAACGCGATCAAGCTCGTCGCGAAACCGCCGAAGCTGAATATGTGGCACATTGGGATCGTGCAGACGGTTCGCTTCTCTAAACCGAACCGGGCTCGGTACGCTTGTACCAAAGCTATTAAATTACGGTGAGTCAGCATTACTCCTTTGCTCTTCCCCGTCGTGCCTGATGAGTATAACAGAGCCGCTACATCGTCCTGGTTAACTCGCTGCTTCACTCGCGACTCGCTCGGCTCCGTCTCCATCATCTCCTCCAAGCTCCCGACTATATTGGCCCGTCCTCCTCCGCCGGAAGACGCCACGCGGTTCTCGTCCATCAGAACCACCGGGAGATTCGAGTTCGTCAGCTTGGAGACGAGCTGGCGCGTGGTGAATGCGAGGACGGGGCGCGAGTCTCCGATCTGGTTCGAGATTTCTCCGGGAGTGTTGATCGGATTCGCCGTGGTGATGACGGCGCCGAGTGACATTACGGAGAGGGAGACGATGGGGAAGAGGATGGAGTTTGGGGAGATTATAATGACGACATTGCCCTTGCGAACGCCTAATGCGTAAACGCAAGACGCGACTCTCTCGACGCCGAGCCAGAGCTCGGAGAAGCCGAGGCGACGACCGGTTACGGCGTCGACGAATGCGGTTTTACCGCGGTGAGGCTGTGATGAAATGAAAGATGGGACGTCGAGGTGTTGGTTTGGCGGGAGAGACATTGGTTCGCGTTTGCTGTGGAAAGTGGAGGTTGAGTCGCAGAAACCACTTTTCCGATCTATCGTCATCGTTTTGGATCCTGTTTCGCCGCCGTGCGTAACCGTCACTTTG
This genomic interval from Brassica napus cultivar Da-Ae chromosome A6, Da-Ae, whole genome shotgun sequence contains the following:
- the BNAC05G15790D gene encoding uncharacterized protein BNAC05G15790D produces the protein MITRSNLAEQLREYQIRSKHDWASVSFFSSTSSFSSSRVDVVVFVIWELVILAFLVFSAVSLYFKRLQLAFILVCVTLLLLVCMKVTKQVRSARKKKRRMLLPLSM
- the LOC106347276 gene encoding auxin-responsive protein SAUR62-like: MLVTDQRAERSESKHMKKGSCKSHRFTNMMEKWRKCKKGHFSVYTREGKRFVLPLDYLKHPIFQVLLEMAEEEFGSTICGPLKVPCDGGLMDHILMLLRMKSLSSHGGDDDDVKKKNHDVSCKEASSVSYFFPLFRCNAAHDQTKLQSLVF
- the LOC111198587 gene encoding 4-coumarate--CoA ligase-like 2; protein product: MTIDRKSGFCDSTSTFHSKREPMSLPPNQHLDVPSFISSQPHRGKTAFVDAVTGRRLGFSELWLGVERVASCVYALGVRKGNVVIIISPNSILFPIVSLSVMSLGAVITTANPINTPGEISNQIGDSRPVLAFTTRQLVSKLTNSNLPVVLMDENRVASSGGGGRANIVGSLEEMMETEPSESRVKQRVNQDDVAALLYSSGTTGKSKGVMLTHRNLIALVQAYRARFGLEKRTVCTIPMCHIFSFGGFATSLIALGWTIVVLPKFEMDQLLSAVEIHRPSHLSLVPPILVAMVNGAEEINSKYDLSSLQTVVVGGAPLSREVTEKFVERYSNVRVLQGYGLTETAAIVASMFTKEETERYGSSGLLAPNVEGKIVDPDTGRVLGVDRTGELWLRSPTVMKGYFKNEEATASTIDSEGWLKTGDLCYIDSEGFVFVVDRLKELIKCNGYQVAPAELEALLLAHPEIADAAVIPIPEMKAGQYPMAYIVRTAGSNLSESEIMSFVAKQVSPYKRIRKVTFLASIPKNPSGKILRRELIKLTTSKL